A stretch of Vigna angularis cultivar LongXiaoDou No.4 chromosome 4, ASM1680809v1, whole genome shotgun sequence DNA encodes these proteins:
- the LOC108342115 gene encoding uncharacterized protein LOC108342115: MAKISLLLVFSVVLALPFRAVLGQDDWKDLLGQGGLSQDALDQAQRAIGGAAAQDAVSDYFGSALSGASSDDSSSPSSYEDTDEGQGSSLADFLDTEAASHDTEISPTGSMADSPVGAPDALPEYEDDDEEEDEDEDDDSSPAGAPEGSFSPAEAPVDSDDETSTEAPSNAPVEAPESAPANAPTRTPESDDDFEEGEGAPASAPTGEPDSDDDEEFDDSHSSSSPSNAPAQAPEGDH; encoded by the exons ATGGCGAAGATATCATTACTTTTGGTGTTTTCGGTGGTGTTGGCTCTGCCATTCCGTGCGGTTTTGGGCCAGGACGATTGGAAGGATCTCTTGGGTCAGGGAGGGCTCTCCCAAGACGCATTGGACCAGGCCCAGAGAGCTATAGGTGGGGCCGCGGCCCAAGATGCTGTCAGTGATTACTTCGGTTCGGCCCTAAGTGGCGCCTCCTCTGACGactcttcttctccttcttcctacGAAGATACCGATGAAGGCCAAGGGTCATCCTTGGCCGACTTTTTAGACACTGAAGC TGCAAGCCACGACACAGAAATTTCACCCACGGGATCAATGGCAGATTCACCGGTTGGAGCACCAGATGCTTTACCTGAATATGAAGATGATGACGAGGAGGAGGATGAAGATGAGGACGATGATTCTTCTCCCGCAGGTGCACCAGAGGGCTCTTTCTCACCTGCAGAGGCACCAGTAGACTCAGACGACGAAACATCTACCGAAGCACCAAGCAATGCGCCAGTGGAAGCACCTGAATCTGCACCCGCAAATGCACCAACAAGAACACCAGAATCGGATGATGATTTTGAGGAAGGTGAAGGGGCACCAGCAAGTGCACCTACCGGGGAACCAGAcagtgatgatgatgaagagttTGATGATTCccactcttcttcttcacccAGCAATGCTCCCGCACAGGCACCTGAAGGGGATCATTAG
- the LOC108342116 gene encoding protein RADIALIS-like 1 → MGWTREENRRFEDALAVHGPDDPNRWQHVANAVGGKSVEEVKMHYEILQEDVIRIEHDQIPLPRYRGAGINGRQIDNEQRRMRNLTLR, encoded by the exons ATGGGGTGGACACGAGAAGAGAATAGACGTTTTGAGGATGCTCTTGCGGTTCATGGCCCTGACGACCCAAATCGGTGGCAACATGTGGCCAACGCCGTGGGGGGAAAATCTGTAGAAGAGGTGAAAATGCACTATGAGATTCTCCAGGAAGATGTCATTCGAATTGAGCATGACCAAATTCCACTACCCAGGTACAGAGGTGCCGGCATCAATGGAAGACAAATTGACAATGAACAAAG GCGAATGAGGAATCTGACTCTCCGATGA
- the LOC108342252 gene encoding CBS domain-containing protein CBSX3, mitochondrial, with protein sequence MRFGGRTCDPRDPKTTLLVFAWHGCWYEAEQQMLGLCGILRLRQNPLRGAIFQQFQGNAISNLNKISSNFGCVTSSPRKEQKGLENVTVSEVLMTKGEENIGSWLWCRTDDAVINAMKNMADNNIGSLVVLKPEGQHIAGIVTERDCLKKIVAQGRSPLYTQVGQIMTDENNLITVTSDTNILQAMKIMTENRIRHVPVIDGKIVGMISIVDVVRAVMEQQSGELKRLNDYIRGEYY encoded by the exons ATGAGATTCGGTGGAAGGACCTGTGATCCAAGGGATCCTAAAACCACACTGCTGGTTTTTGCGTGGCATGGATGTTGGTATG AAGCAGAACAACAAATGCTAGGATTGTGCGGGATACTACGACTTCGCCAAAACCCTCTGAGGGGCGCAATATTTCAACAATTCCAAGGAAATGCGATATCTAACCTCAACAAAATAAGTTCAAATTTTGGATGTGTCACGTCCTCTCCACGCAAAGAGCAGAAAGGATTGGAGAATGTAACAGTGTCAGAGGTACTAATGACAAAAGGTGAAGAAAACATCGGCTCCTGGCTTTGGTGTCGAACTGATGATGCTGTCATTAATGCAATGAAAAAC ATGGCTGATAATAACATTGGATCATTGGTGGTACTAAAGCCAGAAGGGCAGCACATAGCAGGGATTGTCACAGAAAGAG ACTGCTTGAAAAAAATAGTTGCACAAGGAAGATCTCCCTTATACACACAAGTTGGTCAAATAATGACTGACGAG AACAACCTGATAACGGTGACCTCTGACACCAACATTCTTCAAGCAATGAAAATTATGACAG AGAATCGCATTCGGCATGTTCCAGTTATAGATGGGAAAATAGTTGGTATGATTTCCATTGTAGATGTGGTGCGAGCAGTGATGGAGCAGCAAAGTGGAGAATTGAAGCGACTTAATGACTACATCAGAGGAGAATACTATTAG
- the LOC108342649 gene encoding uncharacterized protein LOC108342649 isoform X1, which produces MGSLMPGWDSPTLDPESASIERNRSLTKQQIDAYWRTKEKTDCKLSETIQTRKLQDSENSGMSCTVVKNRIEKPLDRDVDEKSLKFVKKSYWWTMSSSAFLNERPLIEASSNNYASQFHVANMR; this is translated from the exons ATGGGTTCTCTTATGCCAGGATGGGACTCTCCAACCTTGGATCCTGAATCAG CTTCAATTGAGAGGAATCGATCACTCACAAAACAACAAATTGATGCTTACTGGAGAACAAAAGAGAAGACTGATTGTAAATTATCTGAAACTATTCAG ACCCGAAAATTGCAGGATTCAGAGAATTCTGGTATGTCCTGTACAGTGGTCAAGAACCGCATAGAGAAGCCCTTGGACAGGGATGTTGATGAGAAAAGTTTGAAGTTTGTGAAGAAAAGTTACTG GTGGACCATGAGCAGCTCGGCATTTCTGAATGAAAGACCACTGATTGAAGCTTCTTCCAACAACTATGCTTCACAGTTTCACGTAGCCAACATgagataa
- the LOC108342649 gene encoding uncharacterized protein LOC108342649 isoform X2, with protein sequence MGSLMPGWDSPTLDPESASIERNRSLTKQQIDAYWRTKEKTDCKLSETIQDSENSGMSCTVVKNRIEKPLDRDVDEKSLKFVKKSYWWTMSSSAFLNERPLIEASSNNYASQFHVANMR encoded by the exons ATGGGTTCTCTTATGCCAGGATGGGACTCTCCAACCTTGGATCCTGAATCAG CTTCAATTGAGAGGAATCGATCACTCACAAAACAACAAATTGATGCTTACTGGAGAACAAAAGAGAAGACTGATTGTAAATTATCTGAAACTATTCAG GATTCAGAGAATTCTGGTATGTCCTGTACAGTGGTCAAGAACCGCATAGAGAAGCCCTTGGACAGGGATGTTGATGAGAAAAGTTTGAAGTTTGTGAAGAAAAGTTACTG GTGGACCATGAGCAGCTCGGCATTTCTGAATGAAAGACCACTGATTGAAGCTTCTTCCAACAACTATGCTTCACAGTTTCACGTAGCCAACATgagataa
- the LOC108342447 gene encoding uncharacterized protein LOC108342447, with product MGSLMAGWDSPTLDPESATIERNRSLTKEEINAFWTAKKETELEHLRAISKLSQTIQPHSQKSLGMINVDENSLEQLMNKNCWWTKSRWAFLNEPPLMEASSNNYVSQFDVAKLGSSKTNSRNGIRT from the exons ATGGGTTCTCTTATGGCAGGATGGGACTCTCCAACCTTAGATCCTGAATCAG CTACAATAGAGAGGAATCGATCGCTCACGAAAGAAGAAATTAATGCTTTCTGGACAGCAAAGAAAGAGACAGAGTTAGAACACCTCAGAGCTATTTCCAAATTATCTCAGACTATTCAG CCTCATTCTCAGAAGTCTTTAGGCATGATCAATGTTGACGAAAACAGTCTGGAGCAGCTCATGAACAAAAATTGCTG GTGGACTAAGAGCAGGTGGGCATTTCTGAATGAACCACCATTGATGGAAGCTTCTTCCAACAACTATGTTTCACAGTTTGACGTGGCTAAGTTGGGATCATCGAAAACTAATAGCAGAAATGGAATTAGGACGTGA